The stretch of DNA TTGGCGACGACTGCGCCCAAGTATGTGATTCCGGCGATGAACTCGCATATGCTGGCCAATCCAGCGACAGTGCGCAACATCGCCCAGCTTACGGCTGACGGGCTACACGTTTTACAACCGGCAACTGGGATGCTCGCAGAAGGTTACCGGGGACAAGGTCGGTTACCAGAGCCGGAAGCAATCGTGGCTTGGTTGACCGATCAAGTGATCGATGCGGAAAGTGACTTGCCGTTACATGGTAAAAAGGTGCTGGTCACAGCTGGCGGTACGCGTGAAATGATCGATCCAGTGCGCTATATTTCGAATCGTTCGTCAGGCAAAATGGGTTATGCCATTGCCCTAGCAGCTCGTGCAATGGGCGCCCAGGTGACCTTAATTAGCACCCCAACGGCACTCAAACGGCCCCATGGTGTTGAGTATATCCAGGTAACGACGGCGGCTGAGCTACTCACACAAGTCACAAAAGCTTTTGTGACGACGGATATCTTGGTCATGGCAGCCGCGGTTTCGGATTATCGGCCTGTGGCACCAGTGGACCAGAAAATAAAAAAGCAAGCCGATGATGCCCATTTAACGCTACAATTAACCGAAACAACGGATATCTTAAAAGCATTAGCCGCGCATAAGCAGCAGCAATTTGTCATTGGTTTTGCCGCTGAAACGCAGAATTTATTAGCGAATGCCGAACAAAAATTGGCTGCCAAAAAGGTGGATCTATTAGTTGCAAATGATGTGTCGCAACCAGGCGTTGGTTTCAATGG from Lactiplantibacillus brownii encodes:
- the coaBC gene encoding bifunctional phosphopantothenoylcysteine decarboxylase/phosphopantothenate--cysteine ligase CoaBC, producing the protein MSIWTDRHVTVVVSGGIASYKALTVIRLLMKQGAQVRVALTAHATEFITPLTFQTLTQQPVVTDEFTMTDPTHVVHVALADWTELMVLVPATANLIAKVAQGLADDVATTTILATTAPKYVIPAMNSHMLANPATVRNIAQLTADGLHVLQPATGMLAEGYRGQGRLPEPEAIVAWLTDQVIDAESDLPLHGKKVLVTAGGTREMIDPVRYISNRSSGKMGYAIALAARAMGAQVTLISTPTALKRPHGVEYIQVTTAAELLTQVTKAFVTTDILVMAAAVSDYRPVAPVDQKIKKQADDAHLTLQLTETTDILKALAAHKQQQFVIGFAAETQNLLANAEQKLAAKKVDLLVANDVSQPGVGFNGDTNQVTLLSPGATPVTTAVLSKAAIAQKVLETALTRGAAGKK